From a single Hippopotamus amphibius kiboko isolate mHipAmp2 chromosome X, mHipAmp2.hap2, whole genome shotgun sequence genomic region:
- the LOC130841551 gene encoding melanoma-associated antigen B16-like: MPGEKESPCFPHEPHLQAHSETQGLAGAQVPEAENEASSSSSSSLIPCTMEDVSIPGTPSTPQGPQSVCSFSTVTTATSSSKSDEVSSSQEEMENSNTSQSLPDTENLRTDPLDEKVELLVCFLLQKYQMREPITKADMIGDVIKEHKDDFLEILRRASEQMELVFGIDVKEVDCTTHSYALVNKLDLTYDGRLSDEQGMPKTGLLIIVLGVIFMKGNCAAEEEVWKVLNMMDIYSGRKHFIFGEPWRLITSDFVKEKYLEYQQVPTSDPPHYEFLWGPRAHAETSKMKLLEFLAKIHGTNARSFPSQYEEALRDEEERAQARIEARACTSARASASSGFSHP, translated from the coding sequence ATGCCTGGAGAGAAGGAGAGTCCATGCTTCCCACATGAGCCACACTTGCAGGCCCACAGTGAGACCCAGGGCCTGGCAGGTGCTCAGGTTCCAGAGGCTGAGAATGaggcttcctcttcctcctcttcttctttgaTCCCCTGCACCATGGAAGATGTTTCTATTCCTGGGACACCCAGTACTCCCCAGGGTCCTCAGAGTGTCTGCTCCTTCTCCACTGTCACCACAGCCACCTCATCAAGCAAATCAGATGAGGTCTCCAGCAGCCAAGAAGAGATGGAAAATTCAAACACTTCACAATCCCTGCCAGACACTGAGAACTTGCGCACAGACCCTCTAGATGAAAAGGTGGAATTGTTAGTCTGTTTTCTGCTGCAAAAATATCAAATGAGAGAGCCAATCACAAAGGCAGATATGATTGGTGATGTTATCAAAGAGCACAAGGATGACTTCCTTGAGATCCTCAGGAGAGCCTCTGAGCAGATGGAGCTGGTCTTTGGCATTGATGTGAAAGAAGTGGACTGTACCACCCACAGCTATGCCCTTGTTAACAAGCTGGACCTCACCTATGATGGAAGGCTGAGTGATGAACAGGGCATGCCCAAGACTGGCCTCCTGATAATCGTCCTGGGAGTGATCTTCATGAAGGGGAACTGTGCTGCTGAAGAGGAAGTCTGGAAAGTGCTGAATATGATGGATATATATTCTGGGAGGAAGCATTTCATCTTCGGGGAACCCTGGAGGCTCATCACCAGTGATTTCGTGAAGGAAAAGTACCTGGAGTACCAGCAGGTGCCCACCAGTGATCCTCCACATTATGAATTCCTGTGGGGTCCAAGAGCCCATGCTGAAACAAGCAAGATGAAATTGCTGGAGTTTTTGGCTAAGATCCATGGGACCAATGCCAGGAGCTTCCCATCTCAGTATGAGGAGGCTTTGAGAGATGAGGAAGAGAGAGCCCAAGCCAGAATTGAAGCTAGGGCTTGCACAAGTGCCAGGGCCAGTGCAAGTTCTGGTTTTTCCCACCCTTAG